A DNA window from Campylobacter anatolicus contains the following coding sequences:
- the mnmA gene encoding tRNA 2-thiouridine(34) synthase MnmA — MKIMVAMSGGVDSTMTAKILQEQGHEIIGCYMKLHSKPGYHEENIRKVNKVGEYLGIKVHILDLQDKFNEFVYNPFINLYKEGKTPNPCALCNRFIKLGALLNFAKEQGCEKLATGHYVQVIDGFITAAVDPSKDQSYFLAQVPRDVLKDVIFPLGDKFKKDIKEMAKSIPVLYEFSVQAESSEICFVEDTYIQVLNKHYNTDLPGNVVDKNGKIIGRHQGYMHYTIGKRRGFEVFGAHKPHFVLNINADKNEIVVGSKDDLIQNEVKLESINMFIDATEFECEAKIRYRSPKLHTKVEINMTDKTATLILEENALGVAKGQLCVMYSGEKVIGSGFIVS; from the coding sequence ATGAAAATAATGGTTGCAATGAGTGGTGGCGTGGATAGCACGATGACTGCAAAGATATTGCAAGAACAAGGGCATGAGATAATTGGTTGCTATATGAAGCTACACTCAAAGCCTGGTTATCATGAGGAGAATATACGTAAGGTAAATAAAGTAGGCGAATATCTAGGCATAAAGGTGCATATCCTAGACCTTCAAGATAAATTTAATGAGTTTGTTTATAATCCATTTATAAATTTATACAAGGAGGGTAAAACGCCAAATCCGTGTGCGTTGTGCAACCGCTTTATAAAGCTGGGTGCATTATTAAATTTTGCCAAAGAGCAAGGGTGTGAGAAGCTTGCTACTGGGCATTACGTGCAGGTGATAGATGGTTTTATCACGGCTGCAGTTGATCCAAGCAAAGATCAGAGCTATTTTTTAGCACAGGTACCACGCGATGTATTAAAAGATGTGATATTTCCACTTGGAGATAAATTTAAAAAAGATATAAAAGAGATGGCAAAGTCCATACCGGTTTTATATGAGTTTAGCGTTCAGGCTGAAAGTAGTGAGATCTGCTTTGTTGAAGATACATATATACAAGTGCTAAACAAGCACTATAACACTGATCTACCAGGCAATGTAGTGGATAAAAATGGCAAGATTATCGGTCGCCACCAAGGTTATATGCACTATACGATCGGTAAAAGGCGTGGATTTGAGGTGTTTGGTGCACATAAGCCACACTTTGTACTAAACATAAATGCCGATAAAAACGAGATCGTAGTTGGCAGCAAGGATGATTTAATACAAAATGAGGTCAAGTTAGAGAGTATAAATATGTTTATAGATGCAACTGAGTTTGAGTGCGAGGCAAAGATTCGCTATCGCAGTCCCAAACTACACACAAAGGTAGAGATAAATATGACTGACAAAACAGCGACTTTGATATTAGAAGAAAATGCCTTGGGTGTAGCTAAGGGGCAGTTGTGCGTAATGTATAGCGGTGAAAAAGTTATAGGCAGTGGCTTTATTGTCTCTTAA
- a CDS encoding TIGR00730 family Rossman fold protein yields the protein MSTDVVNDFLKFQSVLRHTNKNVTFFGSARFDKNNKYCKMAYELAFKLGELGFAVITGGGDGIMRAANKGAYESGKSPSIAFNVRLPFEQNTNPYVTAGYLFSSLNPRKFALTDSSVAFVVFPGGYGTLDELFEILVLAQIGSKNVKIFLVGTHFWNGLDKFIKTTLVVEKTISESDINLYTITDDLEFIVNEISKN from the coding sequence ATGAGCACTGATGTGGTTAATGACTTCTTAAAATTTCAAAGTGTTTTAAGACATACAAACAAAAATGTAACTTTCTTTGGCTCGGCTAGATTTGATAAGAATAACAAATACTGCAAAATGGCATATGAGCTTGCGTTTAAACTTGGTGAGCTCGGATTTGCCGTGATTACTGGCGGTGGGGATGGTATAATGAGAGCGGCAAATAAAGGTGCGTATGAAAGTGGTAAAAGTCCAAGTATCGCCTTTAACGTGCGTTTGCCATTTGAGCAAAATACAAATCCCTATGTAACAGCTGGATATCTATTTTCAAGCTTAAACCCACGCAAATTTGCTCTGACTGATAGCTCGGTTGCATTTGTTGTGTTTCCAGGAGGTTATGGTACACTTGATGAGTTATTTGAGATTTTAGTTCTAGCCCAAATAGGTAGTAAAAATGTAAAAATTTTTCTCGTTGGAACACACTTTTGGAATGGACTTGATAAATTTATAAAGACTACACTCGTAGTTGAAAAAACTATAAGTGAGAGTGATATAAATTTATATACTATCACTGATGATCTTGAATTTATAGTAAATGAGATATCAAAAAATTAA
- the fliY gene encoding flagellar motor switch protein FliY has translation MMNEFFNIFSNELKATIEGLTGNTPEIGERNDFDAPSQNGIKAPVVVANVMVNGDVAAKSEILFTPVLISAISEWMMGEEAISRNENLGADELDAAKEIISNLLSAFSTAIAAQKQLPKLGFDIVSVNFLGENDTLSLSSYEKLFLFNVKIGDLNEFVGFVCDKVFAGLLDPSIAKVANSVNKPQSGRGEFDSEEMRNIDLIMDVRLPIRVRIGSKRMLLKDVLTMDIGSVIELNQLANDPLEILIGDKVIALGEVVIIDGNFGIQITQIGTKRERLEQLK, from the coding sequence ATGATGAATGAGTTTTTTAATATATTTTCAAATGAGTTAAAAGCGACAATAGAGGGACTAACTGGAAATACTCCTGAGATAGGCGAACGTAACGACTTTGATGCACCAAGTCAAAATGGCATAAAGGCCCCAGTCGTTGTGGCAAATGTGATGGTAAATGGTGATGTTGCCGCAAAATCTGAGATATTATTTACACCAGTGTTAATAAGTGCTATTAGTGAATGGATGATGGGCGAGGAGGCGATTTCTCGTAATGAAAATTTAGGTGCAGATGAACTTGATGCAGCAAAAGAGATTATATCAAATTTATTAAGTGCCTTTTCAACGGCGATAGCAGCACAAAAACAGTTACCAAAGCTTGGATTTGATATAGTTAGTGTAAATTTTTTAGGTGAAAATGATACTCTAAGCTTGTCAAGCTATGAAAAGCTATTTTTATTTAATGTGAAAATTGGTGATTTAAACGAATTTGTTGGGTTTGTCTGTGATAAAGTATTTGCTGGGTTGTTAGATCCCTCAATTGCAAAAGTCGCTAATAGTGTAAATAAGCCACAAAGCGGACGTGGTGAGTTTGATTCTGAAGAGATGCGAAATATCGATCTAATAATGGATGTTAGATTGCCTATACGTGTGCGTATCGGCTCAAAACGTATGCTTTTAAAGGATGTTTTGACTATGGATATAGGCTCAGTTATAGAGCTAAATCAGCTCGCAAATGATCCGCTTGAAATTCTCATCGGTGATAAGGTTATAGCACTTGGTGAAGTTGTAATAATAGATGGAAACTTTGGTATACAAATAACACAAATCGGCACAAAGCGTGAGAGATTAGAGCAACTAAAATAG